Genomic window (Streptomyces yatensis):
CGACCGATGTGCTGTCCGGCCGGGTCACCGGCGCCGATCTGCTGACCGTCAGCGGCGGCCGGGTGCTGGTCGCCAACCGGATGCCGACGGACGACGGCGGTGCGGTGGTCACGCTCCGCGACCGCACCGAACTGGAGCGGCTGGGCCGCGAGCTGGACGGCACCCGGGGGCTGATCGACGCCCTGCGGGCACAGGACCATGAGCACGCCAACCGGATGCACACCCTCCTGGGGCTGCTCGAACTCGAACTGCACGACGAGGCCATGGAGTTCATCACCGAGGCGATCGGGGTGCACCGGGCCACCGCCGAGCAGGTCACCGAGCGGGTGCACGATCCGCTGCTGGCCTCCCTGCTGGTCGGCAAGGCCGCGGTGGCCACCGAGCGCGGCGTCTCGCTGTCCGTCGCCGAGGACAGCCTGCTGCCCAACCGGCTGGTGGACCCGCCGGGGCTGGTGACGATCGTCGGCAATCTCATCGACAACGCCCTGGACGCGGCGGTCGGTTCGCGGGAGCCGCACGTCGAGGTGGAGCTGTGCGCGGACGACCGTACGGTGCTGCTGCGGGTCTCCGACACCGGCCCCGGGATCCCCGCCGACCGGCGCGATGTGGTCTTCACCGAGGGCTGGTCGACCAAGGAGCCGCCCGCGCACGGCAAGCGCGGCATAGGGCTCGCGCTGGTCCGCCGCCTCGCCGAACGCCAGGGTGGCAGCGTACGGGTGTCCGACCGCGAGGGCGGGGGCGCGGAGTTCACCGTCGTCCTCCCCGAGGCACTGGCCGAACAGCCCGCCGGGGCGCCGCTGACCGCGACAGGAGAGCCACGATGACCCTTGGATCCGGACCGGGCGGGCTCCTGGAGGTGCTGGTCGTGGACGACGACGTCCGGGTGGCCCGGGTGAATGCCGCATACGTCGGGAAGGTGGCCGGTTTCCGCATTGCGGGGCAGGCGCACTCCGCCGCCGAGGCGCTGGCCGTCCTGGAGACCACCCCCGTCGACCTGGTACTGCTCGACCACTATCTGCCGGATGAGACGGGGCTGTCCCTGGTGCGGCGGCTGCGGCAGCTCGGCCACCACACCGACATCATCATGGTGACCGCGGCCCGCGATATCGCGACCGTCCAGGCGGCGATGCGCCATGGCGCGCTGCAGTACCTGGTCAAGCCCTTCACCTTCGCGGGGCTGCGCGCCAAGTTGGAGGGGTACGCGGCGCTGCGCCGTGCGCTGGAGGGCGACGGCGAGGCCGGACAGGACCAGGTGGACCGGATCTTCGGCGCCCTGGGAGGCGCATCGGCCGGCCCCGCGGAGCTGCCCAAGGGCCACTCGGCGCTCACCGCCGATCTCGTACGGGAGGTGCTGCGGGGCGCCGAGGGCCCGCTGTCGGCACAGGAGGTGGCCGAGCGCTCCTCGCTGAGCCGCCAGACCGCACAGCGCTATCTGAAGCTGCTGGAGCGCACGGGTCGGGTGCGGCTCAGTCTGAAATACGGCGAGACCGGCCGCCCCGAGCATCGGTATGTGTGGGTCTGAACCCCGCCCTTGAAACCCACCCTCGAGCCCTGCCCGTCAGGCCGCGCCCGCCCCCGTGAGGGCCCGCACCTCCGTTTCGGCGTGCTGGGCGGCATGGCCGGGGACGTCGGCGGGCGCGGATGAGGTGACCGTCCCGAGCCAGCCCGCGAGGAACCCGAGGGGCACCGAGACCAGGCCCGGGTTCTGCAGCGGGAAGAGGTGGAAGTCCACCCCCGAGAAGATCGCGTCCGGGTCACCGGAGACCACCGGGGAGAGCACCACCAGCACCACCGCCGGCAGCAGCCCCCCGTAGACCGACCACACCGCGCCGCGGGCGGTGAACCGCCGCCAGAACAGCGAGTACAGCAGCACCGGGAGGTTCGCCGACGCGGCGGCGGCGAACGCGAGCCCCACCAGGAACGCCACATTGAGGTCGTCGGCGAGCAGCCCGAGCCCGATCGCGGCCGCCCCGATCCCCACCGCGGCGATCCGCGCGACCACCACCTCGCCGCGCGGGGTGCGGCCCGCCCGCCGGCTCAGCGAGCCATACAGGTCATGGGCGACGGAGGCCGAGGAGGCGAGGGTGATCCCGGCGACGACGGCGAGGATGGTGGCGAAGGCGATGGCCGCGACGACCGCGAACAGCACCGTGCCCCCGGTCGATCCGGCGCCGCCGCCGAGGTCGAGTGCCAGCAGCGGAACGGCCGTGTTCCCGGCCGCGTTGGAGGCCCGTACGGCATCGGTGCCCAGCACGGCCGCGGCGCCGAAACCGAGCACGATCGTCATCAGGTAGAAGCCGCCGACCAGCCCGATCGCCCAGATCACCGAGCGGCGGGCGGCGCGGGCGGTGGGCACGGTGTAGAAGCGCGAGAGGATGTGCGGCAGTCCGGCGGTGCCCAGCACCAGGGCCAGGCCGAGGCTCACGAAGTCCAGCCGGGCGGTCCAGCCTCCGCCGTAGCTGAGGCCGGGGGCGAGGAAGTCCACGCCATGCCCGCTGTTGTGCGCCGCGGTGCTGAGCAGGGCGTCGAGATCGCCGCGGAAGCGGACGAGGACCAGGGTGGTCAGCGCGATCGCCCCGCCCATCAGCAGCACGGCCTTCACGATCTGGATCCAGGTCGTGGCCCGCATCCCGCCCAGCGCCACGAAGACCACCATCAGGGTGCCTACGCCGATCACCGTCCAGGCGCGGGCGCGGCCGCCCGTCTCCCCGATCAGCAGGGCGACCAGACTGCCGGCGCCGACCATCTGGGCCACGAGATAGAGCACACAGACCGTGACCGAGGAGATGCCCGCGGCGATCCGCACCGGGCGCTCCCGCATCCGGGCGGCCAGCACATCGGCCAGGGTGAACCGGCCGCAGTTGCGGACGAGTTCGGCCACCAGCAGCAGGACCACCAGCCAGGCCACGAAGAAGCCCACGCAGTAGAGCACCCCGTCGTAGCCGAAGAGCGCGATGAGTCCGGAGATGCCGAGGAAGGACGCGGCGGACAGGTAGTCACCCGCGATGGCGAACCCGTTCTCCATCGGGGAGAACAGCCGACCGCCCGCGTAGAACTCCTCCGGCGAGCCGTGCCGTCGGCGCCCCGCCCAGGTGGTGATCCCCAGGGTGGCCGCCACGAAGACGCCGAAGAGCAGCAGCGCCAGGCTCCGCTGATCACCCGTCACCGGCCGCGCCCCCGCATCATCTCCTGCGTCACCCAGCGCAGTTCGAGCGCGACCCGGTCCCGGCGCAGCCGTGCGTGCCGGGCGTACGCCCACGTCAGCAGGAAGGTGGTGGCGAACTGCCCGAGCCCCGCGACCATCGCCACATTCAGGGTGCCCACGACCGGGCGGGCCATCAGACCGGGGGCGGCGGTCGCCGCGACGACATAGGCGAGGTACCAGAGGAGGAACGCGGCGGCCGCCGGGAAGACGAACCGGCGGTAGCGCCGGCGCACCTCCTGAAACGCGGCGCTGCCGTGCACCTCCGTGTAGACCTCCCGGGCGGCGGGCGGACGCGCGGGCCGAGCCGCGCTGTCCGTGTCGTCCGGCTCGCCCCGGCCGGACGCGAGCGCGTCGTACCACGGATCTTCCACCCGCGCCGCTCCCGTATCGCGAGCGTTGTGCATGTCCACCCCGAACACTCCTCGTTCACTGCCGCATTCGCCGCGTGACCAAGGATGGGCAGATCAGAAAGATCCGGGGCCCTTCAATACCGGACGTTCACCCCATCAGGTGACTCAGGTGATGAACGACCCGGAATCGGCACTCCGGAAGGGGCGGGGGAACGCCGGCGGGGCCTCCCGGGTGGGAGACCCCGCCGAACCGGCCGTGGCGACGGGCCGGGCGTCAGACGTCGATGCGCGACCGGTCCAGGGTCGCCGCCGAGTTGGTGATGAACTCCTTACGGGGCGCGACCTCATTGCCCATGAGCAGGTCGAAGGCGCGCTCGGCGGCCTCCAGGTCGCTGATGTTGATGCGCCGCAGGGTGCGGTGGCGCGGGTCCATCGTGGTCTCCGCGAGCTGGTCGGCGTCCATCTCGCCGAGACCCTTGTAGCGCTGGATGCCGTCCTTGTAGCGGATCTCGCGGCGCTGGAGGTCCAGCAGCGTCTCCTGGAGCTCCTGGTCGGAGTAGGTGTAGACGTACTTGCTCTGCCCCCGCTTGGGGTTCACCAGCTCCACCCGGTGCAGCGGCGGCACCGCCGAGAAGACCCGTCCCTGCTCGACCATCGGCCGCATGTAGCGCTGGAAGAGGGTCAGCAGCAGACAGCGGATGTGCGCGCCGTCGACATCGGCGTCGGCGAGGAAGATCACCTTGCCGTAGCGCGCCTGGTCGATGTCGAAGGTCCGGCCCGATCCGGCCCCTATCACCTGGATGATCGCGCCGCACTCGGCGTTCTTGAGCATGTCCGAGATCGATGACTTCTGCACATTCAGGATCTTGCCGCGGATCGGCAGCAGCGCCTGGAACTCGGAGTTCCGGGCCAGCTTGGCCGTACCCAGCGCCGAGTCCCCCTCGACGATGAACAGCTCGCTGCGGCCCACATCGTCGCTGCGGCAGTCGGCCAGCTTCGCGGGCAGCGAAGAGGACTCCAGCGCGGTCTTACGGCGCTGCGCCTCCTTGTGCTGGCGGGCCGCGATGCGCGTACGGGCCGCGGCCACGACCTTCTCCAGGACGGCCCGGGCCTGCTGCTTGGCATCCCGCTTGGAGGAGGTCAGGAACTCCTTGAGCTCCTTGGAGACCACATTGGCCACGATCCGGGAGGCCGCCGAGGTGCCCAGCACCTCCTTGGTCTGGCCCTCGAACTGCGGCTCGGCCAGCCGGACGGTCACCACCGCCGTCAGGCCCTCCATGGCGTCGTCCTTGACGACGTCGTCCTCGGCGACGCGCAGCAGCTTGGAGGTGCGCAGGGCCTCGTTGACGGTCCTGGTGATCGCGCGCTCGAAGCCGGCGACATGGGTGCCGCCCTTGGGGGTCGCGATGATGTTGACGAACGACTTCACGGTCGTGTCGTATCCGGTGCCCCACCGCAGCGCGATGTCGACGCCCAGGTCGCGGGTGACCTCGGTCGGCGTCATATGGCCGCGGTCGTCGAGGACCGGCACGGTCTCCTTGAAGGTGCCCTGCCCGGACAGCCGCAGCACATCGCAGACGGCCTTGTCCTGGGCGAGGTACTCGCAGAACTCGCTGATCCCCCCGTCGTAGCGGAAGGTCTCCTCGACCGGCCCCTCCCGCCCCTCCAGGGCCCGCTCGTCCCGGACGACCAGGGTCAGCCCCGGCACCAGGAACGCGGTCTGCCGGGCGCGGGCGTGCAGCGCCTCCAGGGAGAGCTTGGCGTCCTTGAGGAAGATCTGGCGATCCGCCCAGTAGCGGATGCGGGTGCCGGTGCGGGTCTTGGGGACCCTCTTGCCCTTGAGGAGACCGCTGGACGGGTCGAACGGAGCGTCCGGCCCGGATTCGGTGAAGATCCCGGGGACGCCGCGGCGGAAGCTGATCGCGTGGGTCTTGGCGTCGCGGTCCACCTCCACGTCGAGACGGGCGGACAGCGCGTTCACCACGGAGGCGCCGACGCCGTGCAGACCGCCGGAGGCCGCGTACGAGCCG
Coding sequences:
- a CDS encoding DNA gyrase/topoisomerase IV subunit B, with amino-acid sequence MTADTSVPSTALLTGADRGGSNYTARHLLVLEGLEAVRKRPGMYIGSTDSRGLSHCLWEIIDNSVDEALGGFCDHIEVILHDDGSVEVRDNGRGIPVDVEPKTGLSGVEVVMTKLHAGGKFGGGSYAASGGLHGVGASVVNALSARLDVEVDRDAKTHAISFRRGVPGIFTESGPDAPFDPSSGLLKGKRVPKTRTGTRIRYWADRQIFLKDAKLSLEALHARARQTAFLVPGLTLVVRDERALEGREGPVEETFRYDGGISEFCEYLAQDKAVCDVLRLSGQGTFKETVPVLDDRGHMTPTEVTRDLGVDIALRWGTGYDTTVKSFVNIIATPKGGTHVAGFERAITRTVNEALRTSKLLRVAEDDVVKDDAMEGLTAVVTVRLAEPQFEGQTKEVLGTSAASRIVANVVSKELKEFLTSSKRDAKQQARAVLEKVVAAARTRIAARQHKEAQRRKTALESSSLPAKLADCRSDDVGRSELFIVEGDSALGTAKLARNSEFQALLPIRGKILNVQKSSISDMLKNAECGAIIQVIGAGSGRTFDIDQARYGKVIFLADADVDGAHIRCLLLTLFQRYMRPMVEQGRVFSAVPPLHRVELVNPKRGQSKYVYTYSDQELQETLLDLQRREIRYKDGIQRYKGLGEMDADQLAETTMDPRHRTLRRINISDLEAAERAFDLLMGNEVAPRKEFITNSAATLDRSRIDV
- a CDS encoding response regulator, with the protein product MTLGSGPGGLLEVLVVDDDVRVARVNAAYVGKVAGFRIAGQAHSAAEALAVLETTPVDLVLLDHYLPDETGLSLVRRLRQLGHHTDIIMVTAARDIATVQAAMRHGALQYLVKPFTFAGLRAKLEGYAALRRALEGDGEAGQDQVDRIFGALGGASAGPAELPKGHSALTADLVREVLRGAEGPLSAQEVAERSSLSRQTAQRYLKLLERTGRVRLSLKYGETGRPEHRYVWV
- a CDS encoding solute symporter family protein, which gives rise to MTGDQRSLALLLFGVFVAATLGITTWAGRRRHGSPEEFYAGGRLFSPMENGFAIAGDYLSAASFLGISGLIALFGYDGVLYCVGFFVAWLVVLLLVAELVRNCGRFTLADVLAARMRERPVRIAAGISSVTVCVLYLVAQMVGAGSLVALLIGETGGRARAWTVIGVGTLMVVFVALGGMRATTWIQIVKAVLLMGGAIALTTLVLVRFRGDLDALLSTAAHNSGHGVDFLAPGLSYGGGWTARLDFVSLGLALVLGTAGLPHILSRFYTVPTARAARRSVIWAIGLVGGFYLMTIVLGFGAAAVLGTDAVRASNAAGNTAVPLLALDLGGGAGSTGGTVLFAVVAAIAFATILAVVAGITLASSASVAHDLYGSLSRRAGRTPRGEVVVARIAAVGIGAAAIGLGLLADDLNVAFLVGLAFAAAASANLPVLLYSLFWRRFTARGAVWSVYGGLLPAVVLVVLSPVVSGDPDAIFSGVDFHLFPLQNPGLVSVPLGFLAGWLGTVTSSAPADVPGHAAQHAETEVRALTGAGAA
- a CDS encoding DUF485 domain-containing protein, translated to MHNARDTGAARVEDPWYDALASGRGEPDDTDSAARPARPPAAREVYTEVHGSAAFQEVRRRYRRFVFPAAAAFLLWYLAYVVAATAAPGLMARPVVGTLNVAMVAGLGQFATTFLLTWAYARHARLRRDRVALELRWVTQEMMRGRGR